Proteins encoded in a region of the Petrotoga mexicana DSM 14811 genome:
- a CDS encoding glycosyltransferase family 4 protein, which produces MPKKILILANHIDWVFSLRKELIERFIKDYSVIISIPYKKTEKIEYFKNLGCDFEYIKYEARSTNIFKELDLIKEYKKIIKQIKPDIILTYTIKPNIYGTYVAKKYKIPIILNITGLGSGFNNNSIKHLVTNMYKYACKNASFIFFQNKENYKYFIDNKIAEKAKSKILPGSGVNLEKFKPTKKSKDDGITRFLFIGRIMKEKGIEEYLEAAKYISNKYTNVEFQILGPFEEEKYKDVIINLNNTKIKYLGKSDDVRKEIKEVDCIINPTYHEGMSNVLLEGAAMGKSLIATNIPGCKEIVEDGVNGYLFEPKNTQKLIEKIEQFLKLSSSEREKLGRAGRQKVEENFDRNIVIKAYLETIRKILN; this is translated from the coding sequence GTGCCAAAAAAAATATTAATTCTAGCTAATCATATAGATTGGGTGTTTTCTTTAAGGAAAGAACTTATTGAAAGATTTATAAAAGATTATAGTGTTATCATTTCAATACCTTATAAAAAAACTGAAAAAATCGAATATTTTAAAAATCTAGGGTGTGATTTCGAGTATATAAAATATGAAGCAAGATCTACTAACATTTTTAAAGAACTTGATTTAATAAAAGAATATAAAAAAATAATTAAACAAATAAAACCCGATATAATATTGACCTATACAATAAAACCAAATATATATGGAACTTACGTAGCTAAAAAATACAAGATACCAATTATTCTCAACATAACAGGGTTAGGATCTGGTTTTAACAATAATAGTATTAAACATTTGGTAACAAATATGTACAAATACGCTTGTAAAAATGCTTCTTTCATATTTTTCCAAAACAAAGAGAATTATAAATATTTTATAGACAATAAAATTGCAGAAAAAGCTAAATCCAAAATTCTACCAGGTTCAGGTGTTAATTTAGAAAAGTTTAAGCCTACGAAAAAATCAAAAGATGATGGAATAACAAGATTCCTTTTCATAGGTCGAATTATGAAAGAAAAAGGCATAGAAGAATACTTAGAAGCTGCAAAATACATTTCTAATAAATATACCAACGTAGAATTTCAAATCTTAGGTCCATTTGAAGAAGAAAAGTACAAAGATGTAATTATAAATCTTAACAACACAAAAATAAAGTATTTAGGAAAATCAGATGATGTAAGAAAAGAAATTAAAGAAGTAGATTGCATTATAAACCCTACTTACCATGAAGGAATGTCAAATGTTCTATTAGAAGGAGCGGCTATGGGGAAGTCTCTTATTGCAACTAATATTCCAGGATGCAAAGAAATAGTTGAAGATGGTGTAAATGGGTATTTGTTTGAACCAAAAAATACACAAAAACTAATAGAGAAAATAGAACAGTTTTTAAAGTTATCTTCTTCGGAAAGAGAAAAACTTGGTAGGGCGGGTAGACAAAAAGTTGAAGAAAACTTCGATAGAAACATTGTGATAAAAGCATACCTTGAAACAATTAGAAAGATACTAAATTAG
- a CDS encoding exopolysaccharide biosynthesis polyprenyl glycosylphosphotransferase, with the protein MRKAAVHLIDIALIFIMNAFLLNLPITISIISSLIIYLGIYSFRTYDTETMKSYTESLIKTTVGTLVSFIVILIIYFFLSKYFNRYFFLTNLLYTIALLPIIHKIEYNIYEKHMPVKNYLVIGRKEEIGNIMEEISEKALNKIKFTQYINPNPVTLDEIIKQNTQKTLTQTIHGIVITDPELEERVKPQIQNYKAEGLEIQYLPNMVEKYLKRIPIEVAQKFKEYYQVVFQKVEEYPSKRFLDIIISAIALVILSPVILILSLIIRIEDGKPVIYTQERIGLNNEKFTMHKFRSMKNNTENSNAKFATDEQDRILKIGKIIRPIRLDEILQFYDILKGDMSFVGPRPEQIKFVEEYNQLIPFYWARHKLKPGLTGWAQIMYKYSSNLEEVKTKLSYDLYYVKNRDIFLDVNIVFKTIEAVFWKRGAV; encoded by the coding sequence ATGCGAAAAGCAGCGGTTCACTTAATAGACATAGCGCTCATATTCATTATGAACGCCTTCTTATTGAACCTACCAATAACCATCTCAATAATCTCATCTCTAATAATATATCTCGGGATATATTCCTTCAGAACATACGACACAGAAACAATGAAAAGTTACACAGAATCTTTAATAAAAACCACCGTTGGTACTCTTGTGAGTTTCATCGTCATACTAATTATCTACTTCTTCCTAAGTAAGTACTTCAACAGATACTTTTTCCTTACCAACCTATTGTACACAATAGCCCTCTTACCAATAATACACAAAATAGAATACAATATCTACGAAAAACACATGCCTGTAAAAAACTACCTCGTAATAGGCAGAAAAGAAGAAATAGGCAACATAATGGAAGAAATCTCAGAAAAAGCGTTAAACAAAATAAAATTCACACAATACATAAACCCAAACCCAGTAACACTTGATGAAATAATAAAACAAAACACACAAAAAACATTAACCCAAACAATACACGGCATAGTAATAACAGACCCAGAACTAGAAGAAAGAGTAAAACCACAGATACAAAACTACAAAGCAGAAGGTTTAGAGATTCAATACTTACCGAACATGGTAGAAAAATACCTAAAACGCATACCAATAGAAGTCGCTCAAAAATTCAAAGAATATTACCAAGTGGTGTTTCAAAAAGTAGAAGAGTACCCTTCAAAAAGATTTCTTGATATAATAATATCGGCCATCGCCTTAGTAATACTCTCCCCAGTAATACTAATATTATCTCTAATAATACGCATTGAAGACGGAAAACCAGTAATATACACGCAAGAAAGAATAGGTCTCAACAACGAAAAATTCACAATGCACAAATTCAGAAGCATGAAAAACAACACAGAAAACAGTAACGCTAAATTCGCAACTGATGAACAAGACAGAATACTAAAAATAGGCAAAATTATTCGACCAATAAGACTCGATGAAATACTCCAGTTCTATGATATACTAAAAGGCGATATGTCTTTTGTAGGTCCTAGGCCTGAACAAATAAAATTTGTAGAAGAATACAACCAACTCATCCCTTTTTATTGGGCAAGGCACAAACTAAAACCAGGCTTAACAGGCTGGGCACAGATAATGTACAAATACTCATCTAATTTAGAAGAAGTGAAAACAAAACTCAGCTATGACCTATACTACGTAAAAAACAGAGACATATTTCTTGATGTGAATATCGTGTTCAAAACCATAGAAGCAGTATTTTGGAAAAGGGGAGCGGTGTAG
- a CDS encoding DUF2922 domain-containing protein, which translates to MRRLRMKFYDSSEGKSKTLSIDGVLETLTQAEIEPVMQSLIGVLVPTTAQVDEAQIVETTTNEVFNLIQ; encoded by the coding sequence ATGAGAAGATTAAGAATGAAATTCTATGACTCATCAGAAGGAAAAAGCAAAACCCTATCTATTGATGGAGTATTAGAAACACTAACGCAAGCAGAAATAGAACCAGTAATGCAAAGCTTGATAGGGGTATTAGTACCTACAACCGCACAAGTAGACGAAGCACAAATCGTTGAAACAACGACAAATGAAGTATTCAACCTCATTCAATAA
- a CDS encoding ATP-binding protein: protein MPNSSERGCFCKDPENCPSRGILDNKYMCSIFMNYLNGSRNYRDISPKIYLDASFDNFLALNEHLKKGLLKCRYFVEEKLWEKGVGLILYGGYGTGKSRLGFTVLKEAAVMGCSIGVLDILRDFENFEGADAAIERAFESDLIFIDDLGAKSYEWIGQKIRIVIDEVNRNQKSVIISTNLNPKELVNFLDDRTVSRLIEIVPKEGLIYLGEEDFRVKKREEKVAYFEQIR, encoded by the coding sequence ATGCCAAATTCTTCTGAGAGGGGTTGTTTTTGTAAAGATCCTGAAAATTGCCCGAGTCGCGGGATTTTAGATAATAAATATATGTGTTCGATTTTTATGAATTATTTGAATGGGAGTAGAAATTACAGGGATATTTCCCCAAAGATTTATCTTGATGCATCGTTTGATAATTTTCTTGCACTGAATGAGCATTTGAAGAAGGGTTTGCTAAAATGCCGTTACTTTGTTGAGGAGAAGTTGTGGGAGAAGGGCGTTGGTTTGATACTGTATGGAGGATACGGTACTGGGAAGAGTAGGTTAGGTTTTACTGTGTTGAAAGAGGCTGCTGTTATGGGTTGTTCTATCGGTGTTTTGGATATATTGAGGGATTTTGAGAATTTTGAGGGTGCCGATGCCGCTATTGAGAGAGCGTTTGAATCTGATTTGATTTTTATAGACGATCTTGGTGCCAAGAGTTATGAATGGATAGGTCAGAAGATAAGAATCGTTATAGACGAGGTCAATAGAAACCAAAAAAGCGTTATAATTTCTACGAACTTGAATCCAAAAGAGCTGGTTAATTTTTTGGACGATAGAACCGTTTCAAGGTTGATAGAGATCGTTCCAAAAGAAGGTTTGATTTATTTGGGCGAAGAGGATTTTAGGGTGAAAAAGAGAGAAGAGAAGGTGGCTTATTTTGAACAGATCCGTTAA
- a CDS encoding Eco57I restriction-modification methylase domain-containing protein, whose product MNRSVKKMALELKSILQKEVINEEDSLKRPERGSRKDSLKHPERGSMKDSLTAGEERVLLDVFLSFIILRVLHAKGNILTANKEDSLKRPEGGSRKDSLTANMEGDLQLLGKSGSDSNLLGDYLSGVQFLNRNFDCCYLVDDIKSRITRQTIEKVRDLFQSVKDEDWKKEEIISWSYEYFNEASLKRPKGGSRKDSLTASKDLKGKNGVISQFYTPKWIVDYLAENTLGKYYGRNGLTANEEDSLTAGDDKGVDIEDVKVIDPACGCGNFVIGVYDKLREMYQNRSYDDALIPKLIITKNLYGIDIDENAVEITNLLLRLKALEDGAYEKFETNIVAVPKENSLTANEEGQNEYLKKFEKIGSLMRTEDVLSLKESGINDERLKKALDILSLKYDIVLTNPPYLDSSDYDFELKRYINEDYSEFKKNLYACFIKKSCELVKMDGFVGMITPQTFMFIGSYEKTRRFILDNFQIERLVHFGLGGVFDNALVDTAMFVLRRSEDSLTAHKENSLKRPEGGSRKDSLTASEEGSLGEYINLTSFNGKDSKKRALFSIWEASLKRPEGGSRKDSLTASEEKKRENYLSKYVFRVDKNVFTKVPRFPFIYWVDSDVVRTFENEPLEKFADARQGIATGDNKRFLRYFWEVRREDIKDGKKWVPYSKGGPYNKWYGNLWWVIAFDEENYNLLSKMGNYLPNRKYYFKKGITYTMTTSKGATFRYLPSGFLFDCKGSSLFFSKDEDIFRFLGLLNSSLFSYLESFIAGSVDLEVGDLKKLPVPQGLFEGSSKTQALEALVRLNVAIKKQNTEIYPNELHFNEESIDGVSKFYGFIESKNALDTYLLLSEGLIDVLIMKLYSLKERNFEEIYKTVGIPTAFLPFSNGKGVKGLPPLKELLKNQYLYEFGLNQAELTKIEKLIEEAYNNKIRSLISIMPFDEGVTNYHRREPYDNYVERKAEESFQNPISVYNSMSNQDQILAKLAFVRIDNEIQRYLLNADTGFIPFGFSIDEENKLLSSIFEENSLTANKERSELESIVKKDLRGYVFKDYLKLHEKFYKDRPIVWKFGKRDCGFLVHYHNLNEKTKINILNFLRNRIKETASRQIRKAASSAPKGVQGQTASRQTRNEKESFRELIKIIESKNFELNIDDGVLRNRELF is encoded by the coding sequence TTGAACAGATCCGTTAAGAAAATGGCTTTGGAGCTTAAGAGCATCCTGCAAAAAGAGGTCATAAATGAGGAAGACAGCCTCAAGCGCCCCGAAAGGGGTTCAAGGAAAGACAGCCTCAAGCACCCCGAAAGGGGTTCAATGAAAGACAGCCTCACGGCAGGTGAGGAGAGAGTTTTGTTGGATGTTTTTTTGAGTTTTATTATTCTAAGAGTATTGCATGCAAAGGGAAACATCCTCACGGCAAATAAGGAAGACAGCCTCAAGCGCCCCGAAGGGGGTTCAAGGAAAGACAGCCTCACGGCAAATATGGAGGGAGATTTACAACTTTTGGGAAAGAGTGGTTCAGATTCGAATCTTTTAGGTGATTATCTTTCTGGTGTGCAATTTCTGAATAGAAATTTTGATTGTTGTTATTTAGTCGATGATATTAAAAGCAGAATTACTCGCCAAACAATAGAAAAAGTCAGAGATTTGTTTCAGAGTGTGAAAGATGAAGATTGGAAGAAAGAGGAGATTATTTCTTGGTCTTACGAGTATTTCAACGAAGCCAGCCTCAAGCGCCCCAAAGGGGGTTCAAGGAAAGACAGCCTCACGGCGAGTAAGGATTTAAAGGGTAAAAATGGTGTTATTTCACAGTTTTATACACCAAAATGGATAGTGGATTATTTGGCGGAAAATACGTTGGGGAAATATTACGGAAGAAACGGCCTCACGGCAAATGAGGAAGACAGCCTCACGGCAGGTGATGATAAGGGAGTGGACATTGAGGATGTTAAGGTTATAGACCCGGCTTGTGGCTGTGGGAACTTCGTTATAGGGGTTTACGATAAGTTGAGAGAGATGTATCAAAATAGGAGTTACGATGATGCTTTGATTCCAAAACTTATAATTACTAAGAATTTATACGGTATAGATATCGATGAGAACGCTGTTGAAATTACAAATTTGTTGTTGAGATTGAAGGCTTTAGAAGATGGAGCCTATGAGAAGTTTGAAACAAACATAGTAGCTGTTCCCAAAGAGAACAGCCTCACGGCAAATGAAGAAGGGCAGAATGAGTATTTGAAGAAGTTTGAAAAGATTGGAAGCTTGATGAGAACAGAGGATGTTTTAAGTTTAAAGGAGTCAGGTATAAACGATGAACGATTGAAGAAAGCTTTAGATATTCTTTCTTTGAAATACGATATTGTTTTAACCAACCCTCCTTATTTAGATTCCTCTGATTATGATTTTGAATTGAAGAGATACATAAACGAGGATTATAGTGAGTTTAAAAAAAATCTGTACGCCTGCTTTATTAAAAAGAGTTGCGAATTAGTGAAGATGGATGGATTTGTTGGTATGATAACTCCTCAAACCTTTATGTTTATTGGGAGTTATGAGAAGACAAGAAGGTTCATATTAGATAACTTTCAGATAGAGAGATTGGTTCATTTTGGCCTTGGAGGGGTGTTTGATAACGCTTTAGTGGACACAGCAATGTTTGTTTTGAGAAGAAGTGAAGACAGCCTCACGGCACATAAGGAAAACAGCCTCAAGCGCCCCGAAGGGGGTTCAAGGAAAGACAGCCTCACGGCAAGTGAGGAGGGGAGTTTGGGTGAATACATAAACCTTACCTCTTTTAACGGGAAAGATTCTAAGAAACGTGCTTTATTTTCTATTTGGGAAGCCAGCCTCAAGCGCCCCGAAGGGGGTTCAAGGAAAGACAGCCTCACGGCAAGTGAGGAAAAGAAGAGAGAGAATTATCTTTCTAAGTATGTTTTTAGGGTTGATAAGAACGTTTTTACAAAGGTTCCGAGGTTTCCTTTCATTTATTGGGTGGATTCAGACGTTGTACGTACCTTTGAAAACGAGCCGTTAGAAAAGTTCGCTGATGCACGGCAGGGGATAGCTACTGGGGATAACAAAAGGTTTTTGAGGTACTTTTGGGAAGTTAGAAGAGAGGATATTAAAGATGGAAAGAAATGGGTCCCTTACTCCAAAGGTGGACCTTACAATAAATGGTATGGTAATTTGTGGTGGGTTATAGCCTTCGATGAAGAGAATTATAATCTATTGTCAAAAATGGGGAATTATCTTCCAAATAGAAAGTATTATTTCAAAAAGGGTATAACTTACACGATGACAACCTCGAAAGGGGCGACATTTAGATACCTTCCTTCAGGATTTTTGTTTGATTGTAAGGGTAGTAGTTTGTTCTTTTCAAAAGACGAAGATATTTTTCGGTTTTTAGGTTTACTCAACAGTAGTTTGTTTTCTTACTTGGAGAGTTTTATTGCAGGAAGCGTGGATTTGGAGGTTGGGGATTTGAAAAAACTTCCCGTTCCACAAGGTTTGTTTGAGGGTTCTTCTAAGACTCAGGCGTTAGAAGCGCTTGTAAGATTGAACGTGGCGATTAAAAAGCAGAATACCGAGATATATCCAAACGAACTGCACTTCAACGAGGAGAGTATCGATGGTGTTTCTAAGTTTTATGGTTTCATAGAGAGTAAAAACGCTCTTGATACCTATCTGCTTCTTTCTGAAGGTTTGATAGATGTACTCATAATGAAGTTGTACAGTTTGAAAGAAAGAAATTTTGAGGAGATTTATAAAACAGTGGGGATTCCTACGGCTTTTTTACCTTTTTCTAACGGTAAAGGTGTAAAGGGTTTGCCCCCATTGAAAGAACTGTTGAAAAACCAGTATCTTTATGAATTTGGTTTGAATCAAGCTGAACTTACCAAAATAGAAAAGCTTATTGAAGAGGCTTATAATAATAAAATCAGGTCTTTAATTTCCATTATGCCTTTTGATGAAGGTGTAACCAACTATCATCGAAGAGAGCCATACGATAACTATGTGGAAAGAAAAGCAGAAGAAAGTTTTCAAAATCCTATTTCCGTCTACAACAGTATGAGTAACCAAGATCAGATTTTAGCAAAATTAGCTTTTGTAAGAATAGATAACGAGATCCAAAGGTACCTTTTGAATGCGGATACGGGTTTTATCCCCTTTGGATTTTCAATCGATGAAGAAAATAAACTGTTATCCTCAATATTCGAAGAAAACAGCCTCACGGCAAATAAGGAGCGTTCTGAATTAGAGAGTATTGTGAAGAAAGATTTGAGGGGTTATGTCTTTAAAGATTACCTAAAACTTCATGAGAAGTTTTATAAAGATAGGCCTATTGTTTGGAAGTTTGGAAAGAGAGATTGTGGTTTTTTAGTTCATTATCATAATTTGAACGAAAAAACGAAGATCAATATCTTGAACTTTTTGAGAAATAGGATCAAAGAAACGGCCTCACGGCAAATAAGGAAGGCAGCCTCAAGCGCCCCGAAGGGGGTTCAAGGACAGACAGCCTCACGGCAAACGAGGAATGAAAAGGAAAGTTTCAGAGAATTGATAAAGATAATAGAGTCGAAGAATTTTGAATTGAACATAGATGATGGGGTTTTGAGAAATAGAGAGCTTTTTTAG
- a CDS encoding alkaline phosphatase has protein sequence MKKGILLVMLVLVVSLLSFAGDVKNVIFLIGDGMGPNQMLLSAYLEGRELYMMQMPYTGYAITYSADSNVTDSAAAGTALASGYKTDNGFIGMLPEGEVVPTIAEVLAEQGYKTGIVATSRITHATPAAYYGHVLDRDEEDKLAEQLVNSNLTVVLGGGWRNFDPTRRADRKDLISVAKGNGFDYITTKQELMAYSGEKVLGLFASSHMNSVTERTHAEPLLPEMTDKAIEILSKDDAPFFLMVEGSQIDWEGHDNDAFGIWKETVEFDEAVKVALDFAKENPDTLVVVTADHETGGLGLSTGGYTMDLEMVRNYQKTTDWVVGNSQNMEELKSNVKEYYGFDLSEEEVAYLEAAGNKIEALAEITSARASIGWTTHDHTGALVPVVAFGPGAEKFVGIMDNTDLPRKIASLVGVELSYPLVNVPNN, from the coding sequence ATGAAAAAGGGTATTTTGTTGGTTATGTTGGTTCTTGTGGTGTCATTGCTCAGTTTCGCGGGCGATGTGAAAAACGTGATATTTCTCATCGGTGATGGTATGGGCCCAAATCAGATGTTGTTATCTGCTTATTTAGAGGGTCGTGAGCTTTACATGATGCAAATGCCATATACTGGTTACGCGATCACTTATTCTGCAGATAGCAACGTTACCGATTCTGCAGCAGCGGGTACAGCTCTTGCCTCTGGTTACAAAACAGACAACGGTTTTATAGGAATGCTTCCAGAAGGTGAAGTCGTGCCAACAATAGCTGAAGTTTTGGCTGAACAAGGCTACAAAACTGGTATAGTTGCAACTTCAAGGATTACTCATGCCACACCGGCGGCTTATTATGGTCATGTCCTCGATAGAGACGAGGAAGACAAGCTAGCTGAACAGCTGGTTAATAGTAACTTGACCGTTGTTTTAGGAGGGGGTTGGAGAAATTTCGATCCTACCAGAAGAGCTGATAGAAAAGATCTTATATCTGTTGCAAAGGGAAATGGTTTTGATTATATAACAACTAAGCAAGAGTTAATGGCTTACTCCGGAGAAAAGGTTTTAGGATTGTTCGCTTCAAGTCATATGAATAGCGTTACAGAAAGAACGCATGCTGAACCACTTTTACCCGAGATGACCGACAAGGCAATAGAGATTTTGTCTAAAGATGATGCTCCTTTCTTTTTGATGGTTGAAGGTTCTCAAATCGATTGGGAGGGTCACGATAACGATGCTTTTGGTATTTGGAAAGAAACGGTTGAATTCGATGAAGCTGTGAAGGTTGCTCTAGATTTTGCAAAAGAAAATCCTGATACCTTGGTAGTTGTGACTGCTGACCATGAAACCGGGGGTTTGGGTTTATCAACGGGTGGATACACAATGGATTTGGAAATGGTTAGAAATTATCAGAAAACTACGGATTGGGTTGTAGGTAATTCTCAAAATATGGAAGAGTTAAAATCTAACGTGAAAGAATATTATGGTTTTGATTTGTCAGAAGAAGAGGTCGCTTATTTGGAAGCCGCTGGTAACAAAATAGAGGCTTTAGCAGAGATTACAAGCGCAAGAGCAAGTATTGGCTGGACAACACATGATCATACCGGTGCGTTAGTACCTGTAGTAGCTTTTGGACCTGGAGCTGAGAAATTTGTAGGTATTATGGATAACACAGACCTTCCTAGAAAAATAGCCAGTTTGGTGGGAGTTGAGCTTTCCTACCCTTTAGTGAATGTACCAAATAATTAA
- a CDS encoding Rpn family recombination-promoting nuclease/putative transposase: MSNPIKDSIFKELFEDRTVFYDFLKAFLPKEITKQIKETDLKREQTELIGKDFSIKRSDILYKIEKGNGQDVYIYLLLEHQSKVDQLMAFRMLAYKVRIWERYVKSHKKESEQKGFKLPVIIGIVFYDGKAKWTSPMDVKDKITKIKNMEEYLIKADYELINLSNIKEETIINMKNALGVILLTDKPNVKIKKMEELLKIINEEIISKLPKEEQEKFDKHRNAFIELFGKRTDYKEIEERYEELKEMEVPKMFNTLEEIAKREREKAKLEGKVEGKLEGEKELIIEILNQRFGKDLDKKLEEKIRNANEETINQIKKNILSITLEELKEILK; this comes from the coding sequence ATGTCTAATCCAATAAAAGATTCCATATTCAAAGAATTATTTGAAGACAGAACCGTATTCTATGACTTTCTAAAAGCCTTTCTACCAAAAGAGATCACAAAACAAATAAAAGAAACAGATTTAAAACGTGAACAAACTGAACTAATAGGCAAAGACTTCTCCATAAAAAGATCGGACATACTATACAAAATAGAAAAAGGAAATGGTCAAGATGTATACATATACCTATTGTTAGAACATCAAAGTAAAGTTGACCAACTGATGGCATTCAGGATGTTGGCATATAAGGTAAGGATATGGGAACGATATGTAAAAAGTCACAAAAAAGAATCAGAACAAAAAGGATTCAAACTACCAGTCATAATAGGGATAGTCTTTTACGATGGAAAAGCGAAATGGACATCACCAATGGACGTAAAAGACAAGATAACAAAGATAAAAAACATGGAAGAGTATTTAATAAAAGCTGACTATGAACTAATAAATTTAAGCAATATAAAAGAAGAAACAATAATAAACATGAAGAACGCACTAGGGGTAATCTTATTAACGGACAAACCAAACGTAAAGATAAAAAAAATGGAAGAGTTGCTAAAGATTATAAATGAAGAGATAATATCGAAGTTGCCGAAAGAAGAACAAGAGAAGTTTGATAAACACAGAAACGCATTCATAGAACTGTTCGGAAAGAGGACAGATTACAAAGAGATAGAAGAAAGGTACGAAGAGCTAAAAGAAATGGAGGTGCCAAAAATGTTTAACACATTAGAAGAGATAGCAAAAAGGGAAAGAGAAAAAGCTAAATTGGAAGGTAAAGTAGAAGGAAAACTTGAAGGTGAAAAAGAATTAATCATAGAAATCCTAAACCAAAGGTTTGGAAAAGATTTAGATAAAAAATTAGAAGAAAAGATCAGAAATGCAAATGAAGAAACTATAAACCAAATAAAGAAAAATATTCTTAGTATAACACTAGAAGAACTAAAAGAAATATTGAAGTAG